Proteins co-encoded in one Gossypium arboreum isolate Shixiya-1 chromosome 11, ASM2569848v2, whole genome shotgun sequence genomic window:
- the LOC108470761 gene encoding uncharacterized protein LOC108470761, with the protein MALEAIAARGGMEALRSALQRLYMTRASAYRDALKSFIEGYQEGIQQIMDKKEDSSKAHQEGNTDKNSTWLISA; encoded by the exons ATGGCCTTGGAAG CAATTGCTGCAAGAGGAGGGATGGAGGCTTTGAGGTCTGCTTTACAGAGGTTATACATGACAAGGGCTTCCGCATATAGAGATGCTCTTAAGAGTTTCATAGAAGGATATCAAGAAGGTATCCAGCAGATCATGGATAAAAAGGAAGATTCTTCTAAAGCACATCAAGAAGGCAATACTGATAAAAATTCAACTTGGCTGATAAGTGCATAA